The DNA region GCGGGGATGACATCAACTTTAGTACTAGGCACGGTTACATCTTCTAAGCTAAGACTGATATACCAATTGTCAGCTTTACAGGTAATTGTGGCGGTTTTGATTTTGAAACCGTCAGGAATAGGGCGATGCAAAATCATTTTGACCTTGCCAATTTTGGGTAACTGAATAAATTTACCCGTTAAGTGTTCTGGTTTGATGGGGTCAGGAAATGCCAATGAATGATAGCGCCCTTTGCCTTTGAACCGGGGACGACCAGACTTAAAACCCTTACTATCTCCCTTCAGCCAACGGTCAAACGTTTTCTCTACCCTTGCTATTACATCTTGTAGGGTGTGCGAGGGGATTTCTTTATAGTCAGAGAACAAGGCTTTGGTGTTGGTTAAATCGCGTTTCTGACTGTAATAACTGGGTTTGTCTTTTAGTGGTGCAATACCACAAGAAATAATAGAGCATCGGTCAACGTTACAGCGATTTTGCTCCCACCAGTTAAACCGTTCTGCCAACCTGTAGTTATATTGACGACGGCACAATTCAAGCCAGTTTTCAAAAGTGGCTATTTGTTGTTTGGTTGGTCTTAGACGGTACTGGTAGGCTAGGCGCATTCTGATCTAATCTTTTTCTGGTTCAAATAAATCAGCTAAATCTTCAACTGTGGATCTCGTGATTTTGCAAAGCTTGATAGTTTGTCTTAGGGTAAGTTTCGGAGCATGAACTCCACGCTCCCAGTTGGAAACAGTTTGATCGGTAACACCTACTGCTTCAGCTATTTGTCTTTGAGTGAGTCCTAGTGACTCTCTTAGTGTCATAAAGTTTTCACCTGAAGTCATCTATACAAAATACTACTACAAGTTATTACTACAAGCTAACTTGACAACTACAAGCTAACTTGATTCAATACACACCCCACTCACCCCGTCAACCTAGCGGTTGACATCGGTTCGGGGGTGTGTTCGTCACCGCCCCGACATTCTTCCCATCGCCGCCCTTCGGGACGGCGTGGGGCTGCTGTCGGAAATAGCTCAAAAAATCAACTTTAAAGCTCTTGAAACTTAGCTCATCGAAGCATGACTTGGCCCATAAATCATCCGACTGTTAGCATCTACTTTCCCTTGAATCGGGTTCCAGTAGTGGGATGCTTCTTCAGGAAGACCAAGTTCTTGTGCAGCCCGCATCAGCATTGATTGTTGGCGATTCTTAACTTGCTGATGTTCACGCACCATCAACGCACGAGATTTATCTGCGATAGACATAACCATAGTCCTCTCTATTTGTGAATATATAATTTTTGGTTCCTTTTTAAACTACTATAGCTAAAATTCTGTAACATAAGCTACTTTTTACAAAAATTTATATTTGGTTTTGCTGACAATATCAGGTATTTTTCCCCAAAGCTCGAAAAATCCTCCCTAATCTACCGTTGATGGCTAAAATCATCTGGATTCAGATTTGTCTCACCTGAGAGCCTTTATCTTTCCAACACCTAATAATTTTTTCGTTACAATTATTTACATAGAAGTATCAAACCTTAAGCTATTTTTATGCCTGAGAGTTTAACTAAGCTGACTTATCAAACCTTTCAGCAGAGCAAAAATTACTTTGGTCTGGCTCACAAAATATTAAGTTCACGGTTAAGGAACCTGGTATATCCGACACTTGAACAAAAGACCAAACCCATCCCAAATGAGCTTTTACCCAAACTTCAACAAAGATTGAATCAGTTGCTGGAAACAGACTGGCAAGATACTCAAAAAGGTGTATATCCGGAAAGTTTATTGTTTGACAACCCTTGGGATGACTTTTTCCGCTACTATCCCTTGATATGGCTAGATTTCCCTCAAATGTGGGAGCGGGTTAAACAACAGAGTTACCAAGATTTTTCGCCCGAAATTGACATAGATGCTTATCCCAGCTACTACGTCCAGAACTTCCATCACCAAAGCAATGGCTACTTGAGTGACTTGTCAGCCAATTTATATGATTTACAAGTAGAAATTCTTTTTGGTGGGGCAGCTGATGCGATGCGGCGGCGGATTCTCGCTCCCCTCAAGCAAGGGGTGAAAGCTTTTGAATTGGTTACACCACGGCAAGCCCGTATTTTGGATGTAGCTTGTGGAACTGGGCGGACTCTGAAGTTGATTCGGGCAGCCTTGCCTCAAGCATCTCTGTTTGGCACAGATTTGTCACCAGCTTATTTGCGTAAAGCAAATGAACTACTATCCCAAATTGCAGGCGAATTGCCGCAACTTTTACAAGCGAATGCCGAAGAGTTACCCTATGTAGATGACTATTTTCATGCTGTAACTTCTGTTTTTCTTTTCCATGAGTTACCAGCAACTGTACGTCAGACAGTGATTGAGCAATGCTTCCGGGTAACAAAACCAGGAGGAGTCTTTATTATCTGTGACTCAATTCAGTTGAGTGATTCACCTGAGTTGGGATATATGATGGATTTTTTCCCCGAAACTTTCCATGAACCCTATTACAAGCATTACACCACTGATAACCTGCTAGAACGTCTACAGAAAGTAGGCTTTGAGAATATTGAGACGCAAGTCCATTTTATGAGTAAGTATTTTATTGCTCATAAGCCAGCTTGAGATAAAACCTTCTCATTCCCTTATCTTTAAATAAACTTTACCTAAAAAGGGCAAATGCAAAATTTTGCATCTGCCCTTGGGTGTAGAATAATTAAGAGGACTAAGAGGTAGCTAGCAGATCCTTCTTAATGTTTATTTCGTTGGGAGCCATCTGTGAGGAGAAGGAACCAGGCACTTAATTTAATTTGCGTTTTGATCGCCAAGATTGACGCTAACTATATATACAAAGCTTGCAGTTGAAATACTAAGCGATCGCTGAAGATTTTCGTGTGTCAACT from Nostoc commune NIES-4072 includes:
- a CDS encoding helix-turn-helix transcriptional regulator; its protein translation is MTLRESLGLTQRQIAEAVGVTDQTVSNWERGVHAPKLTLRQTIKLCKITRSTVEDLADLFEPEKD
- a CDS encoding class I SAM-dependent methyltransferase, which encodes MPESLTKLTYQTFQQSKNYFGLAHKILSSRLRNLVYPTLEQKTKPIPNELLPKLQQRLNQLLETDWQDTQKGVYPESLLFDNPWDDFFRYYPLIWLDFPQMWERVKQQSYQDFSPEIDIDAYPSYYVQNFHHQSNGYLSDLSANLYDLQVEILFGGAADAMRRRILAPLKQGVKAFELVTPRQARILDVACGTGRTLKLIRAALPQASLFGTDLSPAYLRKANELLSQIAGELPQLLQANAEELPYVDDYFHAVTSVFLFHELPATVRQTVIEQCFRVTKPGGVFIICDSIQLSDSPELGYMMDFFPETFHEPYYKHYTTDNLLERLQKVGFENIETQVHFMSKYFIAHKPA